In Cheilinus undulatus linkage group 16, ASM1832078v1, whole genome shotgun sequence, one DNA window encodes the following:
- the LOC121523312 gene encoding leucine-rich repeat and immunoglobulin-like domain-containing nogo receptor-interacting protein 1 — translation MFEKTAVNGWLCWGALYLLAAGVSLTSETRLLCPQPCRCNTVLLEVNCSDHQLITVPESLPKDTKLLNLTHNKIKTLVQQQFKTLTQLLHLDLSDNDVVMIEFKAFLGLQNLINLNLARNHLKIIPIGAFAGLPKLKSLDISSNEVLVFLDFTFRDLPTLQFLTAVDNDVVFISHQAFTGLTNLQELHLDGCNLSAVPTEALTQLRGLRRLSFQRASLATLPNYSFQHLEHLKELVLSDCPWLETLSGKSLFGLNLTSLTIRHCNLSAVPYIPMHHLVYLVFLDLSFNPITYIHKSQLGDLLRLQELHLVGGLLLRIEIGAFRGLSYLRLLNVTRNLLTTLEMGVFQSVDTLRTLGLDNNPFKCDCRLLWLVQKRPNLDFGGNLPTCTTSVHLQGLNFLDLEDDELSGLLTCRPPRILNRKRQEMRVDQGHTVVFYCAAEGDPAPSVTWLNPKLKPVSPTGRIWALSNGSLEIRFAQPQDSGMYLCLASNAAGNTSLPVNLYVRAFPKSSRNPSSLKGWFVPPGVNGNQKLPFDFKTLLVAATIGFLSFFSSVSVCFIFMFLWSKSKGQIKHTATIAYVPRSAMSGGSGDQQTSRFTMKLI, via the coding sequence ATGTTTGAGAAGACTGCAGTCAATGGATGGCTGTGCTGGGGAGCTCTGTACTTGTTAGCAGCAGGAGTGTCATTAACATCTGAAACCCGTCTGCTGTGTCCTCAGCCCTGCCGCTGTAACACTGTGCTGCTAGAGGTGAACTGCTCTGATCACCAACTCATCACTGTGCCGGAAAGTCTCCCAAAAGACACCAAACTGCTCAACTTAACACATAACAAGATCAAAACTCTAGTGCAGCAGCAGTTCAAGACTTTGACACAACTTTTACACCTAGATTTAAGTGACAATGATGTGGTTATGATTGAATTTAAAGCCTTTCTTGGCTTGCAGAATTTGATCAATCTGAATCTTGCCCGCAACCACCTCAAGATAATCCCTATTGGAGCATTTGCTGGGTTGCCAAAACTGAAATCGCTAGACATAAGCAGCAATGAGGTCCTAGTTTTTCTAGATTTTACTTTCAGAGACTTGCCCACCTTGCAGTTTCTTACAGCAGTAGATAATGACGTTGTTTTCATCTCTCATCAAGCTTTCACTGGGCTTACAAATTTACAAGAGCTGCACCTTGATGGCTGCAACCTCTCTGCTGTGCCGACAGAGGCGCTGACACAGCTCAGAGGGCTGAGGAGGCTCTCTTTTCAACGAGCCAGCCTTGCCACACTGCCAAACTACTCTTTCCAACATTTGGAGCATCTCAAAGAACTTGTGCTTTCTGATTGCCCCTGGCTCGAGACTCTTTCAGGAAAAAGTCTGTTTGGCCTGAACCTAACATCTCTTACTATACGACACTGTAACCTCAGTGCTGTCCCTTACATCCCTATGCATCATCTTGTGTATCTCGTATTTCTTGATCTTTCTTTTAATCCAATCACATACATTCACAAGAGCCAGCTTGGAGACTTGCTGCGCCTCCAAGAGCTCCATCTGGTAGGGGGATTGTTGCTTCGTATTGAAATTGGAGCATTCCGGGGTTTGTCGTATCTGAGATTGTTGAATGTAACCAGAAACCTTCTCACAACGCTAGAGATGGGAGTATTTCAGTCGGTGGACACCCTGAGGACTCTAGGACTTGACAACAACCCCTTTAAATGTGACTGCCGTTTGCTGTGGTTGGTACAGAAACGACCAAATCTGGATTTTGGAGGGAATTTACCAACTTGCACCACCTCAGTCCACCTCCAGGGTTTGAATTTTCTAGACCTGGAAGATGATGAACTTTCAGGTCTGCTTACATGTCGACCGCCTCGAATTCTGAACAGAAAACGTCAAGAAATGAGAGTAGATCAGGGACACACTGTGGTGTTTTACTGTGCTGCAGAAGGTGACCCAGCACCATCTGTCACCTGGCTGAACCCAAAGCTCAAACCAGTCTCACCCACCGGAAGAATATGGGCTCTCTCTAATGGCTCGTTAGAGATTCGGTTTGCTCAACCTCAAGACAGCGGCATGTATCTCTGCTTGGCATCCAACGCAGCAGGAAATACCAGCCTGCCTGTGAACCTATATGTCCGAGCCTTTCCAAAGTCTTCTAGAAACCCTTCAAGTCTCAAGGGTTGGTTTGTCCCTCCAGGTGTGAACGGAAATCAGAAACTTccatttgactttaaaacattACTGGTAGCAGCAACCATTGGGTTTCTGTCATTCTTCAGCTCTGTGAGCgtttgctttattttcatgttcTTGTGGAGTAAGAGTAAGGGACAGATAAAGCACACAGCCACCATAGCATATGTGCCACGGAGCGCCATGTCAGGTGGTAGTGGAGACCAGCAGACCAGCAGGTTCACCATGAAACTGATATGA